TGGCGGCCTCGGCCCTGTGAATTTTGACTGCAAAGCCCTGTACCTGCCCAGACCATTCCGCTTCAGATAACCAGCTGATTTAAGCATACTGGCATACGTCCTGGCGTATTTTTCCTTGATCACACATTCTTCCGTCGATGACGTAACAGCCAGATCAAGAGCGGAAAATTCCTTGATTATGAAAATAGTCCGCCACATCTGCTCCTGCGCCTGCTCCCTGTCGAACTCAACCCCTGATGAATTAACAGAAGGAGCCGCTACAAGATCCAAAGCCTTTAATCTGTATGTGATTGGCTCTTCAGATATCTTTTCGATAAAACCGGCATTTTCCCAGCCGTAAATATATTTGCGTACATTCGACTTTCCGGGAACAAGAGCATGTTTCCTGAGTTCCATTATGGTGAACTCACCCAGCTCCCGCGCCGAGTCCCATATTTTTTGCCTTGTGTTTGATGCTGCGGAGATCATGAATTCCTCCCTATATCCCCACCTGTATAAAAAGGAGTTTTGCCCCATTCAGCCATGCCGATTTCCTCAAGACCCATGCCCAGAGCCTTCTTTTCTACCCTGTCAAGGTTCACGCACGCACGTCTCACTGAACCCTTGATTACCTTTGTGATTTCCTGAATCAGATCTTCCCTGATTTTAACCCTCTTGCAGTAAAACGAGGCCAGGAGCTTGACATCCTGTGCGTCTGCTGGCTGTGCGTAGGCCCACTCAAGAACTCTTCCGTGAAACCTTTCCCAGTTATTGAGATTCCTGGGCATGTTTTCCTCTCCGATCAGCAGGATGGGCGCGTTGGAACCTTCGTAAATGTCCCTGATAATCTCAACAGCCGAGCGTTTGACAAGATAATCCATCTCATCGATGATCAGGGCTTTCTCT
Above is a genomic segment from Desulforegula conservatrix Mb1Pa containing:
- a CDS encoding AAA family ATPase, coding for MTQELHQVNTIAPLKNVALCAKVMERAINSPSHLPRIVSFSGYSGYGKSWSAAVTANKFKAYYVECKSSWTKRALLEAILLQMGITAQGPVYKLVDQISEQLAKTEKALIIDEMDYLVKRSAVEIIRDIYEGSNAPILLIGEENMPRNLNNWERFHGRVLEWAYAQPADAQDVKLLASFYCKRVKIREDLIQEITKVIKGSVRRACVNLDRVEKKALGMGLEEIGMAEWGKTPFYTGGDIGRNS